The following DNA comes from Bos indicus x Bos taurus breed Angus x Brahman F1 hybrid chromosome 5, Bos_hybrid_MaternalHap_v2.0, whole genome shotgun sequence.
GCTGCTCGGAGCGCAGCCCCCCGAAGCCAAGACGCGCGAAGCGGAGGGCCAGCTCGGGCCGCGCGCGCCGGCTGTTGTTGCTCACGAAGAGCGTCGCCTTGCCAGCCTGAGCCAGTCTCTCCAGGAGCTCGGGGGCGCCCGGCACTGCGCGCTCGCCGTTCCACAGCACCCCGTCGCAGTCGAACAGGACCCCCTGCGCCCGGCCCACCACGTCGCGCAGGGCCGCGCCGCGCAGCCGCTCGCAGCGCGCCATGCAGCCGGCTGGCTGCCCGCACACCGGAGCCGCGCCGCTCTCTTCCCGCGGGCACAGCGCGCTCGCCCGCAGAAGGCCTGTCGCGGGCAGCGACCAATCGGCGCGCCTGAAGGGCTAGGGGGCGGGGCCACGGCCTGACCTGCAGCCAATGGGAGGGAGAGTCTCGGAGAGGAGCGGCGGCGGGGCTGGGAGCTACAGGAGCCTGGCGAAAAGGGTAGAATCTCGAGCTCCACCAAGGGAAGGGGGACCAATGAAGACCTAGCCTGGTCCTTTGTCCCGCCTCTCAGCTCCTCTGGACCAGTAGCCGCAGAGCTTCAGCGGCCTGCCGGGAGAGGGACTGACCTTTTTGACCAATAAGGAGTTACGAATGGAACAACAAGGCCCGTTCCTCGTTCCCCAGCCAATCACAAGCTTAAGACAGATGGTTGCtaggaggaaaacaaatattaaaggagaTGTTATCTTTGGGTCAAATCTCACTGCCTTCCTAACCCTAGACACTCCAGTTTCGAGCGGAGTCCTGGGAAGAAGTTCTGGGATGCAGTGTGGTTGTGACTGGGGAGAGAGGCACAGGGTGTCCCCTGAGACGCTGGAGCCCTTGGCCTGGACCAGTGGTTTTCCACCCTGTCTGCGCAGTAGAGTTCCCAaggagacagatttttaaaattatataatttatatacagtaagaTGTGTGGATCTTAAGTGTATACTTCGATAAACGTTTTTTAAAACGTGTGATAGGaccccagaaattctgattttaatTCCTTTGGGTGAGTCCTGacttttttgatttgttttttaatcaccCAGGGATTCTACTGTGAGGCCAGAATGTAGAGACACTGGGCTAGAGGCAGCTTGGTGCCTACTTGGTGAGGCATGTGTCCCAAATCTAAGGTTGTCTGCCAACCTCTGAGAAGACTCTGAAGACTGGTCTGACCCCCAGGAGCAACTGGAGCTTCAGAGACCTGAGAAAAGGCACACCCTCGGCCTCTGGGGcttatattttctgcttctcattGCCCTGGGCTTTTGctcctgaccttttttttttcccccgtcacacagcttgcaggatcttagttccccgaccagggattgaacctgcacccttggcagtgaaataggagtcctaaccactggaccaggaaaCTCCCATGATACATGATTCTGTCAGTTCTCCTGCCCTTCCCCAGGAGCTCCCTGGGCCTAGGGCTGAGTGGGGACCTCGCTCAGAGTCTGGTACAGAGTATGGTCAGAGAATGTTTGAAGACAGTTCATCCTTGCTCCCCGGGGAGCCTTCCCTGGGAACAGAGACCACAGGTGGGGGAACACAGCAACAGCAGCCATCACTCACACTGCCCTTGCACACTTACTTCTGTGTGCAAGGGCAGTGCTTTGGTCTTTACAAgtgtctcatttcatcctcacaacaacaTTTCCGTGGTGAAAGCTGTTAAAGTGATTTCAcatttgaagaaaaggaaactccAATTGCTCAGGATGTGAGGGACAGACTCTGGAATCAAGCAGATGTGGGCCAGGTCCATGTCTCACTCGCCATGTGACCTTGGTCACTTTCTGAGtttcagtctcctcacctgtaagAGGTAATGGGATTTACTTCCCTGAAAGAGGATTAAATGGAACTCATGCATAGAAAAGTACAACGTGTAGCAAAGAGTAAGCGCTAAAAATGTTGGCTGTTACTATTTCagataagacaaaaaaaaaaaaaggcaaagaataagtaattttttccccttttatcaaAGTGGCTTCTTTATTTCAAggatagaaaagaaaactatcaTTTGGGTAGCTGCTCCAGTTTTgtccaaaataatttatttgctagccttacaaaaaaaaaaaaatgttggcaagagaaaaaaaaaaaagtcctgtggGAGCAGGCAAGCCTCTGCTTCCTTCTGGCAGCTCCCCTGGGATCCTGCCAGAGAGCAGAGAGGTGGCTGAGGGGCCCCTGAGGCCCAGGGTGATCCAAGAGGAAAAGGTCTGGAAGTGGAGGACTGTCCTGAGTCCTTCTTGCCGTGGGGGCCGACCCAGCGGGCACCAAGGCACTTTAGGCAAAGGCTGGAGGCTCCCGCCCCCTTGGGAGGGGTGAGGGCTGTGTCCTGGGAGGACGAGGCGGGAGGGAAGGGGTGCTGAGGGGTGTCGGGGAGGAGCTATGGGCTCAGTTGGTCTCTGAGGCGAGGCTCCTGGGCCGGGCCTGAGGGGGGATGACTGGGGCAGTGGGGGCCCTGCCTGCAGCCTCAGGGCCCTCTCCCTCCTCAGTGGCCGCCCCCAGGTCCACATGTGTAGGTGAGCTCAGAGTGACTGGGCTGAGAGAGGCCAGACCTGGGGAGGCCGGGCTGGGGGAAGCTGGTGAGTGGCGGCTCTGACGCCGGGCAGGCTGGGGGGCAGTGGGAGGCAACGGGGGTGGCACCGTGGGGGCCCGGAGGCTGCTGCCAACCAGACGGCGGGGCAGAGCCCGAGGGGTCACAGGGCTGCCAGAGCCAGGGGGCGGCAGTGGTGCTGGAGGGGAGCTGCGGGTGCCGGAGACCTGGGGGGGCGGCATGGTGGGCCTGGCGGGTGCTGGGCGCTTGGctgtggaggaaggaaaggggtgGTTAGGTGTCTGTACTGCCTGGGGCAAACCCCCAAGCTTGATGCCACCGCAAGAACTTTTATCTGCTGTCCCTTCTGCCGGGAACAGGGTCCACACGGGCTGCTCACCATTTAGGCCTCTGTCCACATTTGTCCTCAGCTCGAGGGCCCCTCCCTGACCCGGCCCCAGTTACTGTCATATCTTCCAGTCATATTTTCTTCATGGGGGACTTCATGTTCTCTGAAGTGATCTTGTCAGTTTCAATTTTGCTCCCTTACTTCTTGTCTCCCTGACTAGAACGCAAACTAAGTGAGGCCATTTTCCGTCCAGCTGGCTGGCATAGCACATGGgtggcacagagtaggcactcaatacatatttcttgaataaaGAAATGCCACCTGTCCCACCGGCCAGCTGGGTCCTTCTCACCCCCCGCTCAGAAGCCCACTAGGGCTGCTCCACCTCGGAGTCGTCTGCACAGTCCAGCCTCACAAGGCAGCCGAGGGCCTGGGTGGGGCCAGGACAGCTGGGCTCTGCTCCAAGCTCTGCCTCCACCCACTGGGGGACTTGGCCCCTGGAGCCTCAGTTGCTTCATCGCTGAGATGGGGCGACAGCTTTGACTTCCCAGGGCTGCCGTGAGGATGAGCCCAGGTGACAGTCCTTTATCTTGTCCTCTGGTGAGCTAACATCCCATCTGTCCCCACCCCTTCCAGGAGAAGTAGCTAGACGCCCCCTCCTGTAAGAAGGTCCCTGTGCGACCTGCCAGCTCTGGCCGGTCCAGAGCTTCCTGCTCCATCCACTGCCATCCAGGTGGAAAACTCTAGCGCCTCCTGGGCTGGGCCTTTCAAGTGTCCTAGTCATCCTGGCAGATTCTCCACTTGAACCCTTGACCTTCtcacctgcctgactttaggccACTTCAACGTGTAATTGTACCAAAGAGGCACAGAAGGAGACCACCTaaccaccaccactgccacccCTTCATTCACTGTGCTTTGAAGACCCCACCTCCCTCTCTACTTCGTGATTCCGGGGCTTCCTGAGGGACTGGACTCCACTGCCCTCAACACTCACAGTCACTGACTTTTATGGAGCATTTACTGGGTGCTGAGTATGGGCCAGGCAGCCCTATTTAATTATCTAAATAGCTTCATGGTGGGTGCGGTTATTGTCCCATTACACAGAGgaagaagctgaggcacagacagGGGAAGTcgcctgtccaaggtcacagagctggaatcTGATCCCAGAGTGTCAGGCAGCAAACCCAGGCCCTTAGCCCCCTGGATTCCATGCCTCCCCTGGGTGTCTGAAAACATGGGGCAGTATGGGATTATTGatccctctccctgcccaccctctgccccttctcctcccacagccAACTCACTCCTCCGAGCCGTCTCCTCTGCTGGGGCGGCTGCCTCCGGGGGGCTCCGACTGACCCTGGGGGAGGTTGGTCTGTGGGGTGCCTCGGACTCTGCCCtgcaagggaaggagagggtcagGGTCAGCCATGGCATCTCCCAGAGGTCTCCAGGCATCTGGGGAGACTCGCAGCCAACAGGCTGAGTCTGGGTCCTCCTGGAGCTGTTCCCCACCACCTTGTGGCCGGGCCTGGGGTCTGACAAGACCCTCTAGCATTGGCCAGAGTTTGCATCCACTGAGCCCTGGCTGCTGTGTGCTACTGTGAGTGTCCATGGTCCCCCACGTGGCCAGGATGGGGGCAGAAAGTCTCAGCTCTCAGCCTCCATGCGACCtgcttttaaagtaattaatttgGCTGGgtcggatcttagttgtggcactcggggtCTTTCGtggtggtgcacagactctcgagttgtggctcacaggctcagtctgtggcatgtgggatcttagttccctgaccagggattgaacccatgtcccatgcatttcaaggtggattcttaaccactggactactagggaagtcccagcctcCATGTGATCTTTATGGGATGTTTCGACCACTAGAAGCCACAGAGCGGATGAGAAGCAGAGGAGGAAGCCATGGCTCATTCCTGgctctgctttattggctactcCTTGGGTAGGCCCTTCCTGACCCCCACTTTCTTGATCCCTGTTCCCTACTCGACCACCCAGCCCTGTTCTGTTCTTCATAGCACACATAACTGGCTGACATTATACTGGTGTTCCGGTTGATTCTGTCTCCCACCCTGTGGAATGTAAGCCCTAAGGGCAGCATGTGTCTGTCTTCTTCATCTAAGGAAATTCATGTTCTGGGCCCCAGCAGTCTATGATAACTGAACAACACCCACTAGCTAAGGAGACGGTATGGTACCACGCAGCCCTTCTTTCAGTTTAAAGGATCAAAGAGAAGGCTGGAAAGTACAGTATTTACAAATTCCAAAATGCTCAGTTCCCTAAATCTCCAGGGCCTgaatcagtgcctggcacagagtaggtgctcagtaaagagCTATAGAACACAGCAGGGAACATATCAAAAGCTGAGAAGAATATGCCTGAGTCCCACCCACTCCCAACTGGGAAATCTGGTATTTggaggaaaatataataaatttcctAAAATGCTCTTGGATGCCCTGAGAGATAGTGCCTCTGGCTGGGCATCTTGGGGCCAGGGAGGGGCCCTTCATACCTATCAGTCCTTACCTTTCCTTGGTAGCCACTGAGGCCGGGGCAGGGGCCAGACCGAGAGCCGGGACAGTGGCCGGGGTAGGTGTGGGAATCGATGGAAGCTCCTCAGAAGCCGGCCTGTCGCTGACCTTGTCCTGGGGGGCAGGTGCTGAGAACAGGCCCGACACGTTGAAGTTGATATCTGCAGACAGAGGGCGCAGGTATGAACTTTCAGAGCTTCCACCGGCCTCCCCGCCTCACCAGGCGTCAGGAccactttccctttctcctgaCGTTATCTAGGCTGTGTTTCACCTTCCCACTCCCAGGTGGGCCTCACGGCAATCCCACAAAGCAGGCACAATCATCCCCgtttaacagatgagaaactgaggctagCGGGGAGAAGCCATTTCCTCCAGGCCTCCTGGTGAGTTTGCGGGgctaccagggactgaaactgagtCTGGAGGGCACCAAGTTGGGTGGATCGTTCATAAAGACAGGAGTTTTACCTCCAGGAAAGAGGGTGTCAGTGTTCTGTATCAGAGCCTCGACCACGCCTACCACCTGGATGGATGAGACCGAGGCTGCGTCCAGCTGGGCCAGGTCCCTGGGACAAAAAGAGCCAAAGTGAGTCATCATTTAGCAAAGTCTAGTGACCCCAGCTCCCTGGGCctctgctgggtgctggggacacaagGATCAATCCTTCTGTCATCCGTGGCCAGGTGAATTACAACCCCTCACATATCATCTCATTTTACAGTTTATAACACATTTCTCTATTTATTAGCTCATCAAATGCCCAAAGCAAAATTCTCAATGTCTGTCTAGTTTCTCTCCAacttacaaataaagaaatgaaggtCCAGAGTGACTTTATAAGGTTCATCCCTGGAAGGTTGGAGGGGTGAGGCTGGAACCAGATTTCTGGCTCCTGCAACAGGCCACCAAGCATCCCATTAAAGCCGTTACCCAGAATGTCTATCTTTGAAGCCCTGTGGGGTCCATGATCCCATGATCCTCATAGCAGCCTCGACAATAGAAGCTGCTCAACCCATTCCAAGGATGGAGAAACTGGGGCCCAGGGGGAAAATAAGCAGATGTTGAAATGGGGGGCAAGACTGCCACCTTCCCCTAACCCACAGACCCTCACCCGTCTTTCTCAGGGGGCCACAGCAGGTTGGGACCCAGGACAATGGCAATGTTGCTGGGTGTCATCTTGTTCACCTCCTGCTCCTCGGCCAGCTGCGCTAGGAACTTCATCAGATACctggggggtgggaaggaggtttggACCAGCGGCCGGATATCTTAGGCCATGAATACCCATGGATGCCCCCAAGACCTgagaccttcccagcccagggtttcCAAAGAGCACCAAAAACACCACATgggacatttaaacatttttttcactaGTTACATTAGCTGACCTACTGAACGCCACCTCCATGGCGGGCACTAAGTTGCGAACCCCCCAGCTGCCCTACAGGACTGGGACTGTTATGTTCCATGTCTTCCACGTGAGGGCGCCAAGGCACAGAGAGTTAAATTGCTAGCTGGGGACCACAGAGTGGCAGAGGAGCGATCTAAAGCCACTGGGTGGAATGGCTTCAGGGTTCAAGCTATATATTCAATTTAACGTCTAGTATTAGAAACACATGGCTAATACATCAAAGAGGTATTTTCAGAAATACTGCCTAGTACAAGGTGGGAGGACTCCAGCCCAGGGCCCTGAAGGGCCAGCTGGGCTTTGGCTGGGGAGGCCAGGGcagagggggtggtgggggtggtggggtggggggtgggctgggTGCTTACCTGAGGTTGCTGAGGTTCTCGTGGGGCAGACGGCTGCACACCTCCTGGAGGGCCTCCAGTCGGGCTCCCGGCTCCTtcaggctggggaggaggaaagaCCGGGTGAGCTGTCCTGGGCGGCCTATCTGCAGCCTAGTCCTCCCCAGCACAGGCCCCTCATCCTCACCTGGCTGCCCTCATCCAATCGTCATAGAGGTCAAAGGTCATCAGGGGCTCTGGCAGCTCCCGCAGGTAGGACTTAAGGGCACCTGGAATGTTGGCAGGGAATTAGACTCAGCCACCAGGGCCGCCACCTTTACCCCCAGTGCCTGGCTCTCTCCATGTTACGAACCTGTAGCTCTTGTTCATATTAACATGTCTAggtgtccaatactttggccacctgatgcagagaactgactcatttgaaaagaccctgatgctgggaaagactgaaggcaggagaaggggacaacagaggatgagatggttggatggcatcaccgactcaatggacatgagtttgagtaaactccgggagttggcaatggatagggaggcctggcgtgctgcagtctatggggtcacaggaatcggacatgactgagcgactgaactgaactgaactgaatcgttTCTTTGGGTCACAAGCTGTTGAGAAAACGATGAAGACTAGTGATCTTGTCCCCAGAAAAACGTACATGTTTGGGGGGGCTGACAATGGACCCCATGTTCAGGACCCCTATGCCTCCTCAAGTGTCTTCTTGGCAGAGTATCAGGCCTTAAGCTAAACTACTGTGGGACCATTTCAGGCAGCTTCAGGCTAGGGCCCTGGGGGAAGGCCCTCCACCCAGGGCTCCTCGGTGCAGGTACCTGCCACAGCGTGGGGGTCAGAGCAGAACTCCTGCAGGCTGCGGGGGTCTGAGGCCATGGTCTGCTTGAGGCGCTTCAGCACTGACGCTCCGGCGGCCAAACGGAAGAGGCCCTGAGGGGCAAGAGGGGGCGAGTGGGGGTCACGGAGGGGTCAGGGTGGGGGCCATggaggggtcggggtgggggaagGACCCCCTGCCTGGGAGGCCCTGGCCCACTCATGAGCCCAGGGGAAGGGAGGCTTCGGGGCTGGTGGGCAGAGTGAATACCACCGTGTCCATGGCTCCTCTCGACTCTCAAGGTCTAGGATTCTGAGCAAAACGAGAAGCCTGGGAGGAGCTGGGAAAAGTCATGAGGAGACTGGAGTCTGGACAGGAGTGGAGGAGAGACAAGAGGCCCCGCAGGACTGTCCCGAAGCCTAGGTCTGTCTTTGAAGTGTGATCCACCTCCTAAAGGCCTGTCCTCAGGAAAGCAG
Coding sequences within:
- the SH3BP1 gene encoding SH3 domain-binding protein 1, which gives rise to MMKRQLHRMRQLAHTGSLGRTPETAEFLGEDLQQVEQRLEPAKRAAHNVHKRLQACLQGQSGADMDKRVKKLPLMALSTTMAESFKELDPDSSMGKALEMSCAIQNQLARILAEFEMTLERDVLQPLNRLSEEELPAILKHKKSLQKLVSDWNTLKSRLSQAAKNSGSGQGLGGGPGSHTATANKVETLKEEEEELKRKVEQCKDEYLADLYHFATKEDTYANYFIHLMEIQADYHRKSLSSLDTALAELRENHSQTDPSPSMTAAPFSRVYGVPLGIHLRELGRDIALPIEACVMMLLSEGMKEEGLFRLAAGASVLKRLKQTMASDPRSLQEFCSDPHAVAGALKSYLRELPEPLMTFDLYDDWMRAASLKEPGARLEALQEVCSRLPHENLSNLRYLMKFLAQLAEEQEVNKMTPSNIAIVLGPNLLWPPEKDGDLAQLDAASVSSIQVVGVVEALIQNTDTLFPGDINFNVSGLFSAPAPQDKVSDRPASEELPSIPTPTPATVPALGLAPAPASVATKERAESEAPHRPTSPRVSRSPPEAAAPAEETARRTKRPAPARPTMPPPQVSGTRSSPPAPLPPPGSGSPVTPRALPRRLVGSSLRAPTVPPPLPPTAPQPARRQSRHSPASPSPASPGLASLSPVTLSSPTHVDLGAATEEGEGPEAAGRAPTAPVIPPQARPRSLASETN